In Cellvibrio polysaccharolyticus, a genomic segment contains:
- a CDS encoding CPBP family intramembrane glutamic endopeptidase, translating into MNFLQQLHPRRFIQILDQIDREPPSWQMDKAAALRRVMFTLLCVCVSLLTLHYGKFSSNFQALLGDENAQRLADSGWYELTAYGWWASMHLLTFIVLPFLTIRFIFREKIIDYGWRMNDTLKHWPGYVLLITPILFFIFLVSQGDDFVNHYPFYSLAGRSFFDLLIWQLLYISQFIFLEFFFRGFILQALRPALGANAIWIMCVPYLMIHFPKLWLEATGAILFGFFLGILALRSRSIWGGVMVHVGIALTMDIAAMLRKGEWPVSWWPG; encoded by the coding sequence ATGAATTTTTTACAGCAGCTCCATCCGCGGCGCTTTATACAGATTCTCGATCAGATTGATCGGGAACCGCCATCGTGGCAGATGGATAAAGCTGCCGCATTGCGCCGGGTGATGTTCACCTTGCTGTGTGTTTGTGTGAGCCTGTTAACTCTCCATTACGGCAAATTTTCCAGCAATTTTCAGGCACTGCTGGGCGATGAAAACGCGCAGCGCCTTGCTGATAGCGGTTGGTACGAACTGACGGCTTACGGTTGGTGGGCCAGCATGCATTTGCTGACGTTTATTGTTTTACCCTTTCTTACCATCCGCTTTATTTTCCGCGAGAAAATTATCGACTACGGCTGGCGGATGAACGATACGCTAAAACACTGGCCGGGTTATGTGCTGCTTATTACACCTATATTATTTTTTATTTTTCTGGTCAGCCAGGGCGACGACTTCGTTAATCACTATCCGTTTTACAGTTTGGCCGGGCGCAGTTTTTTTGATCTGCTGATATGGCAACTGCTCTATATCAGCCAGTTTATTTTTCTGGAATTTTTCTTTCGCGGTTTCATTTTGCAGGCGTTACGCCCGGCGCTGGGCGCCAATGCCATCTGGATTATGTGCGTCCCCTATTTGATGATTCACTTCCCGAAGCTATGGCTTGAAGCCACCGGCGCCATTTTGTTCGGCTTTTTTCTCGGCATTCTCGCACTGCGCTCCCGCTCAATCTGGGGCGGCGTGATGGTGCATGTAGGTATTGCGCTGACCATGGACATTGCTGCCATGCTGCGCAAGGGGGAATGGCCGGTTAGCTGGTGGCCGGGATAA
- a CDS encoding GNAT family N-acetyltransferase, which yields MLQFSFVDSLQSIDPAAWNALCPTDYPFMRYEFLLALEITGATTANSGWQPHHLLAYRDGQLVIAQPWFIKSHSYGEYVFDWSWADAWQQLGHDYYPKLVNAIPFTPCTGPRLLLDASLDLKSLLPALTKALDAECQRLGFSGWHSLFVEQPSAVLWQERGAALRMGCQFHWHNRGYKNFDEFLATLLSRKRKNILQERNKVAAQGITFSCHEGESLSEDDCARFYDFYQMTYLKRSGHHGYLHGDFFVRIARELPRQCLLIQAHKDNRVIAAAWFFKDSNTLYGRYWGCLAEYDFLHFETCYYQGIDYLLRQGLQRFDGGAQGEHKIQRGFEACQTFSLHQLQDNRFHQAVDNFVEEEKLHIEQYIADVKAASPYRDHRAAQ from the coding sequence ATGCTTCAGTTTTCGTTTGTTGATTCCCTTCAGAGTATTGACCCCGCCGCATGGAATGCCTTGTGCCCGACTGACTATCCTTTTATGCGTTATGAATTTTTGCTGGCGCTGGAAATAACCGGGGCGACCACCGCCAATTCCGGTTGGCAGCCGCATCACCTGCTGGCGTATCGCGACGGCCAACTGGTAATAGCGCAGCCCTGGTTTATTAAAAGCCATTCCTATGGCGAATATGTTTTTGATTGGTCGTGGGCCGATGCCTGGCAACAACTGGGGCACGATTATTATCCGAAGCTGGTAAACGCCATTCCCTTTACACCCTGCACCGGCCCGCGTTTATTGCTGGACGCCTCTCTGGATTTAAAATCGCTTTTACCGGCCTTAACCAAAGCGCTGGATGCAGAATGCCAACGGCTGGGCTTTTCCGGCTGGCACAGTTTGTTTGTTGAGCAACCATCCGCTGTATTGTGGCAGGAGCGTGGAGCAGCCCTTCGCATGGGTTGTCAGTTTCATTGGCATAACCGCGGCTATAAGAATTTTGATGAGTTTCTGGCAACACTGCTATCACGCAAGCGCAAAAATATCCTTCAGGAAAGAAATAAAGTTGCCGCACAGGGCATCACTTTTAGCTGCCATGAAGGGGAAAGCCTGAGCGAAGACGACTGCGCACGTTTTTATGATTTTTACCAGATGACCTACCTGAAACGCAGCGGTCATCACGGTTATCTGCATGGTGATTTTTTTGTGCGCATTGCGCGTGAGCTACCCCGGCAGTGTTTATTGATTCAGGCTCATAAAGATAACCGGGTTATCGCTGCCGCCTGGTTTTTTAAAGACAGCAACACGCTTTATGGCCGTTATTGGGGCTGCCTGGCCGAATATGATTTTCTGCATTTTGAAACCTGTTACTACCAGGGCATTGATTACCTGCTTCGCCAGGGTTTACAAAGATTTGATGGTGGCGCCCAGGGCGAGCATAAAATTCAGCGTGGTTTTGAAGCTTGCCAGACCTTTTCCTTGCATCAATTACAAGACAACCGCTTCCACCAGGCGGTGGACAATTTTGTGGAAGAAGAAAAGCTGCACATTGAGCAATACATCGCTGACGTAAAAGCCGCATCCCCCTACCGGGATCACCGCGCAGCACAATAA
- a CDS encoding YchJ family protein: MAPQCPCSSGLLYENCCQPLHEGAPAPSPERLMRSRYSAFVLKLSDYLFRSWHTSTRPAQLNLDDSPDWKSLQVVQASEQSDAGFVHFRAVYKTADGWGFLEEESNFVREQQHWYYRSGKTREGSLKPGRNDPCPCGSGRKSKVCCQ; the protein is encoded by the coding sequence ATGGCTCCACAATGCCCCTGTAGCAGCGGTTTGTTGTATGAGAACTGTTGCCAGCCGCTTCATGAGGGAGCGCCAGCGCCGTCACCCGAGCGATTGATGCGGTCGCGTTACAGTGCGTTTGTATTGAAATTGAGCGACTACCTGTTTCGTAGCTGGCACACTTCCACACGGCCAGCGCAACTGAACCTGGATGATTCGCCGGATTGGAAATCCTTGCAGGTTGTGCAGGCAAGCGAGCAGAGCGATGCCGGGTTTGTGCATTTTCGAGCGGTTTATAAAACCGCTGACGGTTGGGGGTTTCTGGAAGAAGAATCCAATTTTGTGCGGGAGCAGCAACACTGGTATTACCGCAGCGGAAAAACCCGCGAGGGTTCGCTCAAGCCAGGCCGCAATGATCCTTGCCCGTGCGGCAGTGGTCGAAAATCCAAGGTGTGCTGCCAGTGA
- a CDS encoding DUF1852 domain-containing protein, which produces MTKDFSFTIKSIRFDENYRPADNTRITTNFANLARGERRQQNLRNTLMMIDNRFNALASWDNPQGDRYSVELEIISVEMAIDAEGKGDSFPAIEILKTNIVDKKTNKRIEGIVGNNFSSYVRDYDFSVLLLEHNKGQAKFSIPENYGDLHGKLFQSFVKSNTYKEHFNKPPVICLSVSDNKTYHQTENQHPVLGFEYLPNESSLTEQYFKKMGLEVRYFMPPNSVAPLAFYFFGDLLTDYTNLELISTISTMEAFQKIYRPEIYNANAVAGKCYQPSLKNQDHSLTRIVYDREERSRLAIEQGKFAEEQFIKPYRAVLEQWSANYAV; this is translated from the coding sequence ATGACTAAAGACTTCAGCTTCACCATCAAAAGCATTCGTTTCGATGAAAATTATCGTCCCGCAGACAACACGCGCATTACCACCAACTTTGCCAATTTGGCCAGAGGTGAGCGTCGTCAACAGAACCTGCGCAACACCCTGATGATGATTGACAATCGTTTCAATGCGCTGGCGAGCTGGGATAACCCCCAGGGCGATCGTTACTCTGTCGAGCTTGAAATCATTTCCGTTGAAATGGCTATTGATGCTGAAGGCAAGGGTGATTCCTTCCCGGCGATTGAAATATTGAAAACCAACATTGTTGATAAAAAAACCAACAAGCGCATTGAAGGCATTGTCGGCAATAACTTCTCTTCTTATGTTCGCGATTATGATTTCAGCGTATTACTGCTGGAACATAACAAAGGCCAGGCCAAATTCAGCATCCCGGAGAATTACGGCGATCTGCATGGCAAACTCTTTCAGAGTTTTGTGAAGTCGAATACTTACAAAGAGCATTTCAATAAGCCGCCGGTTATTTGTTTGAGTGTTTCCGACAACAAAACCTATCACCAAACCGAAAACCAGCACCCGGTACTGGGTTTTGAATACCTGCCCAACGAATCCTCGTTGACGGAGCAGTACTTCAAAAAAATGGGTCTTGAGGTTCGCTACTTCATGCCGCCAAACAGTGTTGCGCCTTTGGCCTTCTATTTCTTTGGTGATTTACTGACTGACTACACCAATCTGGAACTGATCAGCACTATCAGCACCATGGAAGCCTTCCAGAAAATTTACCGTCCTGAAATTTACAATGCTAACGCCGTAGCAGGAAAATGCTACCAGCCCAGCTTGAAAAATCAGGATCATTCTTTAACTCGCATTGTTTATGATCGTGAAGAACGTAGCCGCCTGGCCATTGAACAAGGGAAATTTGCTGAAGAGCAATTTATCAAACCCTACCGCGCTGTTCTTGAGCAGTGGTCTGCCAATTACGCGGTTTAA
- a CDS encoding methionine synthase — translation MKKLLPTSTAGSLPKPSWIAEPEKLWSPWKLEGDELVDGKKDALFLSLHEQQHAGLDIVGDGEQSRQHFVTTFIEHLDGVDFEKRETVRIRDRYDASVPTVVGPVSRQKPVFVEDAKFLRQQTTQPIKWALPGPMTMIDTLYDAHYKSREKLAWEFAKILNQEAKELEAVGVDIIQFDEPAFNVFFDEVNDWGIATLERAIEGLKCETAVHICYGYGIKANTDWKKTLGTDWRQYEKIFPKLQKSNIDIISLECHNSHVPMELLELIRGKKVMVGAIDVASNTIETPEEVADTLRKALQFVDADKLYPCTNCGMTPLSRGVARGKLQALSAGAEIVRRELSAK, via the coding sequence ATGAAAAAATTATTACCTACCTCAACCGCCGGCAGCTTACCGAAACCCTCCTGGATTGCAGAGCCTGAAAAATTGTGGTCACCCTGGAAGCTGGAAGGTGATGAATTGGTTGACGGCAAAAAAGATGCGTTATTTTTGTCGCTGCACGAACAGCAACACGCAGGCCTGGATATTGTTGGTGATGGCGAACAATCGCGCCAACACTTTGTTACTACCTTTATTGAGCACCTGGATGGCGTTGATTTTGAAAAGCGCGAAACCGTCAGAATCCGTGATCGCTACGATGCCAGCGTACCAACGGTGGTTGGCCCGGTGTCTCGCCAAAAGCCGGTGTTTGTTGAAGACGCCAAATTTTTACGCCAGCAAACCACGCAGCCGATCAAATGGGCCTTGCCTGGCCCGATGACCATGATTGATACGCTCTACGATGCGCATTACAAAAGCCGCGAAAAACTGGCTTGGGAATTTGCAAAAATCCTCAACCAGGAAGCCAAAGAGCTGGAAGCGGTTGGTGTGGATATTATTCAGTTTGACGAACCGGCATTTAACGTATTTTTTGACGAAGTCAATGACTGGGGCATCGCCACGCTAGAAAGAGCCATTGAAGGCCTGAAATGCGAAACAGCGGTACACATCTGCTACGGCTACGGCATTAAAGCCAATACCGATTGGAAAAAAACGCTGGGCACAGATTGGCGTCAATATGAAAAAATCTTCCCAAAGCTGCAAAAATCCAACATCGACATCATCTCGCTGGAATGCCACAACTCCCATGTTCCCATGGAGCTGCTGGAACTCATTCGCGGCAAAAAGGTAATGGTTGGTGCTATCGACGTAGCAAGCAACACCATTGAAACCCCGGAAGAAGTAGCCGACACCCTGCGCAAAGCGCTTCAATTCGTAGACGCCGACAAACTCTACCCCTGCACCAACTGCGGCATGACCCCTTTGTCCCGTGGAGTAGCAAGAGGCAAGTTGCAAGCGTTAAGTGCGGGTGCGGAGATTGTTAGAAGAGAGCTATCGGCCAAGTAA
- a CDS encoding phospholipase D-like domain-containing protein, producing the protein MENSVFFENIEDEIIRLLRSAKESVKICVAWINGEIYRPILNDLAHRGILIDLIYDNNSTNKKYGITSSSLFNVYAIDTRISSSLMHNKFCIIDDRIVINGSYNWSSKAKNSFENIVVTKDDFKLVKAFLHEFYDLIGYFYSFNNVSSLRKCNCGSYIYNLGVLGQEWGSYDESKIDIWSVCVRNNHAIHLGEEYEQYLHTYLGIKYEPDLDADHYDREVMISAFQSERQRLINLEQYFNQRAGRKIDAIATVEIINWNEHMEWNEDPEYAVNIFWCDMLFRKIIPRTLYDDAYGSINQIIKDHT; encoded by the coding sequence ATGGAAAACAGTGTTTTTTTTGAGAATATCGAAGATGAGATAATTAGACTTCTTAGGTCAGCTAAAGAGTCAGTAAAAATCTGCGTGGCATGGATTAATGGTGAAATTTACAGGCCAATACTCAATGATTTAGCACACAGAGGTATACTTATAGATTTGATTTATGATAATAACTCAACAAATAAAAAATACGGAATAACCTCATCTAGTTTATTCAATGTATACGCGATTGACACAAGAATTTCTTCATCACTAATGCATAATAAGTTTTGCATCATTGATGATCGTATTGTTATAAATGGAAGCTACAATTGGTCAAGTAAAGCAAAAAATAGTTTTGAAAATATTGTCGTTACAAAAGATGATTTCAAACTTGTAAAAGCGTTTCTTCATGAGTTCTACGATCTAATTGGATATTTCTATTCTTTTAATAATGTAAGCAGTTTACGAAAATGTAATTGTGGATCTTATATTTATAATTTGGGTGTTTTAGGCCAAGAATGGGGCAGCTATGATGAGTCAAAAATTGATATCTGGAGTGTTTGCGTAAGAAACAATCATGCAATTCATTTGGGAGAGGAGTACGAACAATATCTCCATACTTATCTTGGGATCAAATACGAGCCCGATCTGGATGCCGATCATTATGATAGAGAGGTAATGATAAGTGCGTTTCAAAGTGAGAGACAGCGATTAATTAATCTGGAACAGTACTTCAATCAAAGAGCCGGACGAAAAATCGATGCAATCGCTACAGTAGAAATAATCAATTGGAATGAACACATGGAGTGGAATGAAGATCCAGAATACGCGGTGAATATATTTTGGTGTGATATGCTTTTTAGAAAAATTATACCTCGTACATTATACGATGATGCCTATGGGAGCATAAATCAAATCATTAAAGATCATACCTAA
- the gcvH gene encoding glycine cleavage system protein GcvH — MSEIRKELKYLSTHEWARVEEDGTVTVGITDHAQDALGDVVFVETPEVGSTVTVGEETGVVESVKAASDIYSPVSGKVIAVNEALQDSPEIINESPYDEGWFFRVRPDDLAELDEALDDDGYREVIESEE; from the coding sequence ATGAGTGAAATTCGTAAAGAACTGAAATACCTGAGCACCCACGAGTGGGCCAGAGTGGAAGAAGACGGTACCGTGACCGTGGGTATTACCGACCACGCTCAGGATGCGCTGGGTGATGTGGTTTTCGTAGAAACGCCGGAAGTGGGTTCTACCGTGACGGTGGGTGAAGAGACCGGTGTGGTTGAGTCGGTTAAAGCGGCGTCGGATATTTATTCGCCGGTGTCTGGCAAGGTGATTGCGGTTAACGAAGCACTGCAGGATTCCCCGGAAATCATCAACGAGTCACCTTACGATGAAGGCTGGTTTTTCCGCGTTCGCCCGGACGATCTGGCCGAGCTGGACGAAGCCCTGGACGATGATGGCTACCGTGAAGTGATTGAAAGCGAGGAATAA
- a CDS encoding polysaccharide deacetylase family protein — MTPELYLNPGQWLLKQSHPSNSPVILKSLADLNGRAEHASVCLTFDDGPDPAFSPRILDILAEHKARASFFVVGEFAEQHPQLVERMLQEGHTVGNHTFHHYHPWTVLPGTAREEVTRTSRSLQQIIGFAPRWFRPPHGRLRRAMLKQVAAEGMKTVLWTRSMIDWGPLGTDEGIAERMAEIRQGEVILMHDGERQHNKPGITARQLPALLERLQRRGIHTLTLDEAAG, encoded by the coding sequence ATGACACCGGAACTGTACCTGAATCCCGGCCAGTGGCTGTTGAAACAATCCCACCCGAGCAACTCACCGGTTATTCTCAAATCGCTGGCTGACCTTAACGGACGCGCCGAACATGCGTCCGTTTGCCTGACGTTTGATGACGGCCCCGACCCGGCGTTCAGCCCGCGCATTCTCGATATTCTGGCCGAGCACAAAGCCCGCGCCAGTTTTTTTGTGGTCGGTGAATTTGCCGAGCAACACCCGCAACTGGTAGAGCGGATGCTGCAAGAAGGCCACACCGTGGGCAATCACACCTTTCACCACTACCATCCCTGGACGGTATTACCGGGCACCGCCCGCGAAGAAGTCACTCGCACCTCCCGGAGTTTGCAACAGATTATCGGCTTTGCGCCGCGCTGGTTTCGCCCGCCTCACGGTCGGCTACGCCGCGCCATGCTCAAACAGGTCGCTGCCGAAGGCATGAAAACCGTACTCTGGACGCGCAGCATGATTGATTGGGGCCCACTGGGCACCGATGAAGGGATTGCGGAACGGATGGCCGAGATTCGGCAAGGAGAGGTAATTCTGATGCACGACGGCGAGCGGCAGCACAACAAACCGGGCATCACCGCCCGCCAGCTGCCTGCCTTGCTGGAGCGTTTACAGCGGCGGGGTATTCACACGCTAACCCTGGATGAAGCAGCCGGTTAA
- a CDS encoding YkoP family protein codes for MSRGLFYRFMCHYDRLWRKFHKVEHINDLVSLSLEPWKGERKAMNDGTWIEPGDCLAILHFNRECFMDPGTSPKDYIRAALHFRKLILTSFGELAERFRVEERFKDVKAFHGVSWLPPHGEKVGFMIEKVPDSWGNRFRNFYFKILLKTFFPVLAARQSKVQSHAYWLTRQQLFTHFSQEAPTNDTGTVPESRPVAVETIPPEQLTGYSQIAG; via the coding sequence ATGTCGAGAGGTTTGTTTTACCGTTTTATGTGTCATTACGACCGTTTATGGCGCAAATTCCACAAGGTGGAACACATCAATGATCTGGTGAGTTTATCGCTTGAACCCTGGAAGGGCGAACGCAAAGCCATGAACGACGGCACCTGGATCGAGCCGGGCGATTGCCTGGCGATTTTGCATTTCAACCGCGAATGTTTTATGGATCCGGGCACCAGCCCGAAAGATTACATCCGCGCTGCGCTGCATTTTCGCAAACTGATCCTCACCTCGTTTGGCGAGCTGGCCGAGCGCTTTCGCGTTGAGGAGCGCTTTAAAGATGTAAAAGCCTTTCATGGCGTCAGCTGGTTGCCACCGCACGGTGAAAAAGTCGGTTTTATGATCGAAAAAGTGCCCGACTCCTGGGGCAACCGCTTTCGCAATTTCTATTTTAAAATTCTGCTGAAAACCTTCTTTCCGGTACTGGCCGCGCGTCAAAGCAAAGTGCAATCCCACGCCTACTGGTTAACCCGTCAGCAATTGTTTACCCATTTTTCCCAGGAAGCCCCGACCAATGACACCGGAACTGTACCTGAATCCCGGCCAGTGGCTGTTGAAACAATCCCACCCGAGCAACTCACCGGTTATTCTCAAATCGCTGGCTGA
- a CDS encoding MGDG synthase family glycosyltransferase, which produces MKILFLTSSPGYGHTRAAEALELAFRQRYPDLQADRLDVTDLFDKEVSAALQQAYLELTADHPELYQKLYDLDKGVYQQLAGTVPADQELIDFLLAQQKRWQSDKGDQSRIPFSTTCQSVDSALVNSLISGICHREKIPGSKLLLKGLLGLFYHILANRLKNYVTAFNPDLLVATQMYPNALLTRYVSKGVITQPVIGVLTDYGAHGLWMRDSTRLFCVSHESVAASLHQRGISGDRTSVTGIPLMPAFENPPSQEAARAALGLDDAPTVLVTGGQCGIGINDAVRNLVESDQHHYRVLVTAGRAPADAELTELANRYPERLKLYPWSDDMVSLLRAADVVVGKPGGLTVSESLACGRPFIATCCLGGQEGHNVQFLKNHQVGARIETDELPVLLNQWFSDPDAMASMKARAEACGRRQAAHHVVSQVEALLQESAMDDWQRQLVRE; this is translated from the coding sequence ATGAAAATATTATTTTTAACCTCAAGCCCGGGTTACGGGCACACGCGTGCGGCGGAAGCGCTTGAGCTGGCATTTCGCCAGCGCTATCCGGATCTGCAAGCAGACCGGCTGGACGTGACCGACCTTTTTGATAAAGAGGTCAGCGCGGCGCTGCAACAGGCTTACCTGGAACTGACCGCCGATCACCCGGAGCTGTACCAGAAACTCTACGACCTCGATAAAGGCGTGTACCAGCAACTCGCCGGTACCGTACCAGCCGATCAGGAGTTGATTGATTTTTTGCTCGCGCAACAAAAACGCTGGCAGTCTGACAAGGGCGATCAATCCCGCATTCCTTTTTCTACCACTTGCCAGAGCGTGGACAGCGCACTGGTCAACTCGTTGATCAGTGGTATTTGCCACCGCGAAAAAATCCCCGGCAGTAAATTACTGCTGAAAGGCTTGCTGGGGCTTTTCTACCATATCCTCGCCAACCGCCTGAAAAATTACGTTACTGCGTTTAACCCGGATTTGCTGGTTGCCACGCAAATGTACCCCAATGCGCTGCTGACCCGTTATGTGAGCAAAGGCGTAATCACCCAACCGGTGATTGGTGTGTTGACCGACTACGGCGCCCACGGTTTGTGGATGCGCGATTCCACCCGCCTGTTTTGCGTTAGCCACGAAAGCGTTGCGGCTTCCTTGCACCAGCGCGGCATCAGCGGTGATCGCACCAGTGTGACCGGCATTCCGTTGATGCCGGCCTTTGAAAACCCGCCCTCGCAGGAAGCGGCCCGTGCCGCGCTGGGGCTGGACGATGCACCAACCGTGCTGGTCACCGGCGGACAATGCGGCATCGGCATTAACGATGCGGTGCGCAATCTGGTAGAAAGCGATCAACACCATTACCGCGTGCTGGTCACTGCTGGCCGCGCCCCGGCCGATGCGGAACTGACCGAACTGGCAAACCGCTACCCGGAGCGTTTGAAGTTATATCCGTGGAGTGACGATATGGTCAGCCTGCTGCGCGCCGCCGATGTGGTAGTGGGCAAACCTGGCGGCCTTACCGTCAGTGAATCACTGGCGTGTGGTCGTCCGTTTATTGCCACCTGCTGCCTGGGCGGCCAGGAAGGGCACAATGTGCAGTTCCTGAAAAACCATCAGGTGGGTGCTCGCATTGAAACCGACGAACTACCGGTGCTGCTCAACCAGTGGTTCTCCGATCCGGATGCAATGGCATCCATGAAAGCCCGCGCAGAAGCCTGTGGCCGCCGCCAGGCCGCACACCATGTGGTAAGTCAGGTTGAAGCCTTGTTGCAGGAATCCGCGATGGATGACTGGCAGCGCCAACTGGTCAGGGAGTAA
- a CDS encoding ATP-binding cassette domain-containing protein: MIQLQNVSLQRGSKFLLEAADLTIFPGQKAGLIGANGSGKSTLFQMLMGKLASDTGSCDIPRQWRVAHMAQEVGHTTRSALDYVLDGDTELRRLEQAIANCGSDDGEQLARLYGEMEHILAYSAPARAQQLLSGLGFAPGDSIRPVSDFSGGWRIRLNLAQALMCPSDLLLLDEPTNHLDLDATLWLEQWLQRYTGTLVIISHDRDFLDNIVDRIVAIEQRQLDNYAGNYSAFERQRAEKLAQQQVAFDKQQERIAHVEDFIRRFRAKASKARQAQSRIKELERMEKIAPAHVDSPFSFTFTCADKVSTPLVHITRASIGYGDKTILDKVELSIVPETRIGLLGPNGAGKSSLIKTLAGSLALQGGERTNGEHFKLGYFAQHQLEALDINASAALHIQRMSPEAREQEVRNFLGSFDFHGERAFEPITHFSGGEKARLALAIIAWQRPNVLLLDEPTNHLDLEMRQALTMALQEFEGAIIVVSHDRHLLRNTVDQFILVADGKVSEFDGDLDDYYRWLGQQKQQNVETTAPVNGGEPKVDKKNLRQQSAAQRAQLKPLTNKLKSLESKMEKLQARLADIETGLSDTGLYDDSRKAELQSLLNEQNKLQPELEECEEAWLEVSEAIEAANA; the protein is encoded by the coding sequence ATGATTCAGCTTCAAAATGTCAGCCTGCAACGCGGTAGCAAATTCCTGCTCGAAGCCGCCGACCTTACCATTTTCCCGGGCCAAAAAGCCGGTTTGATCGGTGCCAACGGCAGCGGCAAATCCACGCTGTTTCAAATGCTGATGGGCAAACTCGCCAGCGATACCGGCAGCTGCGACATCCCGCGGCAATGGCGCGTAGCGCACATGGCGCAGGAAGTAGGCCACACCACCCGCTCGGCACTGGATTACGTACTGGATGGCGACACCGAACTACGCCGCCTGGAACAGGCCATTGCCAACTGTGGCAGCGATGATGGCGAACAACTCGCCCGGCTCTATGGCGAAATGGAACATATTCTCGCCTATTCGGCACCGGCGCGCGCGCAACAATTATTAAGCGGACTGGGCTTTGCACCCGGCGACTCCATCCGGCCGGTAAGCGACTTCTCCGGTGGCTGGCGCATTCGTTTGAACCTTGCTCAGGCGCTGATGTGCCCGTCGGATTTATTGCTGCTCGACGAACCCACCAACCACCTGGATCTGGATGCCACCCTGTGGCTCGAACAGTGGTTGCAGCGTTATACCGGCACCCTGGTGATCATCTCCCACGACCGGGATTTTCTCGACAACATTGTTGACCGCATTGTCGCCATTGAGCAGCGCCAGCTGGATAACTACGCCGGTAACTACTCGGCCTTCGAGCGCCAGCGCGCTGAAAAACTCGCCCAGCAACAAGTGGCGTTTGACAAGCAACAGGAACGCATCGCCCACGTAGAAGACTTTATCCGCCGCTTCCGCGCCAAAGCCTCCAAGGCCCGCCAGGCGCAAAGCCGGATTAAAGAACTGGAGCGCATGGAAAAAATCGCCCCGGCTCACGTGGACTCACCGTTCAGCTTTACTTTTACCTGCGCCGATAAAGTGTCCACACCGCTGGTGCACATCACCCGCGCCAGCATCGGTTACGGCGACAAAACCATTCTTGATAAAGTGGAATTGAGCATCGTGCCGGAAACCCGCATCGGCCTGCTCGGCCCCAACGGCGCCGGTAAATCCAGCCTGATCAAAACCCTCGCTGGCAGCCTGGCTTTGCAAGGTGGCGAGCGCACTAACGGCGAACATTTCAAACTGGGTTATTTTGCCCAGCATCAATTGGAAGCGCTGGACATCAACGCCTCGGCGGCACTGCATATTCAGCGCATGTCACCCGAAGCGCGTGAGCAGGAAGTGCGCAACTTCCTCGGCAGTTTTGATTTTCATGGTGAGCGCGCCTTTGAACCGATTACCCATTTTTCCGGCGGTGAAAAAGCGCGACTGGCGCTGGCGATTATTGCCTGGCAACGCCCCAACGTGTTGCTGCTCGACGAACCGACCAACCACCTGGATCTGGAAATGCGCCAGGCGCTGACCATGGCGCTGCAGGAATTTGAAGGCGCGATTATCGTGGTATCGCACGACCGTCATTTGCTGCGCAACACCGTTGACCAATTTATTCTGGTCGCCGATGGCAAAGTCAGTGAATTTGATGGCGACCTCGACGATTACTACCGCTGGCTGGGGCAACAAAAACAGCAGAACGTCGAAACCACCGCGCCGGTCAACGGCGGTGAGCCCAAGGTGGATAAAAAGAACCTGCGCCAGCAATCGGCAGCGCAGCGTGCGCAATTAAAACCGCTGACCAACAAACTGAAATCGCTGGAAAGCAAAATGGAAAAATTGCAGGCGCGGTTAGCCGACATCGAAACCGGACTTTCCGACACCGGCCTGTACGACGACAGCCGCAAAGCCGAATTGCAAAGCCTGTTAAACGAACAGAACAAGCTGCAACCGGAATTGGAAGAATGCGAAGAAGCCTGGCTGGAAGTCAGCGAAGCCATTGAAGCGGCCAACGCCTGA